Proteins co-encoded in one Paraburkholderia terrae genomic window:
- a CDS encoding ClcB-like voltage-gated chloride channel protein: MLSFLLRLRTRAAHLFRLSDAHTMLVWSVIVGIVGAFATIAFREGISLMQRAFTGQDGSLVEMAKRLPIAMRIALPALGGLAAGVLLVIAQRGADKKQHTDYMEAVVIGDGVVPVRLSLWRSASSLFTISSGGSIGREGPMVQLAALCASLIGRFVHFDPPRLKLLVACGAAAGITSAYSAPIAGAFFVTELVLGSIAMESFGPVVVASVVSNILMREFAGYKPPYEMPVFPPVAGLEVLLFVALGLLCGAAAPQFLRLMDTTKAGFRRLPIPLPLRLALGGLIVGILSVWTPEVWGNGYSVVNSILHSPWTWSALVVVLVFKLIATAATVGSGAVGGIFTPTLFFGAVIGSLFGLGMNALWPHATSAPFAYAMVGMGAFLAGATQAPLMAILMIFEMTLSYQVVLPLMVSCVVAYFAARAIGKTSMYEVTLHRNREEQERMRLRATQMRELIRPPQTVVQPNATVQDMTRVFLEYPVKYLYVTDDSGCFLGVVALKDITSDLLDNRDTSGKTAADYLQPHFDVLTPDMPIGVALQHFMAFQGERLPVVESAARPTLAGVVYKTSLLDAYFRMNPR, from the coding sequence GTGCTTTCATTCCTGCTGAGACTGCGCACCCGCGCCGCCCATCTCTTCCGTCTGTCCGACGCGCACACGATGCTGGTGTGGTCGGTGATCGTCGGCATCGTGGGCGCCTTCGCGACGATCGCCTTCCGCGAAGGCATCTCGCTGATGCAGCGCGCGTTCACCGGACAGGACGGCAGTCTCGTCGAAATGGCAAAGCGCCTGCCCATTGCGATGCGTATCGCGTTGCCCGCGCTGGGCGGGCTGGCCGCGGGCGTGCTGCTGGTCATCGCGCAGCGCGGCGCCGACAAGAAACAGCATACGGATTACATGGAAGCCGTCGTGATCGGCGACGGCGTCGTGCCCGTGCGCCTCAGCTTGTGGCGCAGCGCGTCGTCGCTGTTCACGATTTCGAGCGGCGGCTCGATCGGCCGCGAAGGCCCGATGGTGCAGCTTGCCGCGCTGTGTGCATCGCTGATCGGGCGCTTCGTGCATTTCGATCCGCCGCGCCTGAAGCTGCTCGTGGCGTGCGGCGCGGCGGCGGGCATCACGTCCGCGTACAGCGCGCCCATCGCGGGCGCGTTCTTCGTCACCGAGCTCGTGCTCGGCTCGATCGCGATGGAAAGTTTCGGGCCGGTCGTGGTGGCGTCGGTGGTCTCGAATATCCTGATGCGCGAGTTCGCCGGTTACAAGCCGCCTTACGAGATGCCCGTGTTCCCGCCTGTCGCGGGACTCGAAGTGCTGCTGTTCGTCGCGCTCGGTCTGCTGTGCGGCGCGGCGGCGCCGCAGTTCCTCCGACTGATGGACACCACCAAGGCCGGCTTCCGCCGCCTGCCGATCCCCCTCCCTTTGCGGCTTGCGCTCGGCGGTTTGATCGTCGGCATTCTGTCCGTGTGGACACCCGAGGTCTGGGGCAACGGCTATAGCGTCGTCAACTCGATCCTGCATTCGCCGTGGACCTGGTCCGCGCTCGTCGTCGTGCTCGTGTTCAAGCTGATTGCGACGGCGGCGACCGTCGGCTCGGGCGCCGTGGGCGGCATTTTCACGCCGACCCTCTTCTTCGGGGCGGTGATCGGCTCGCTGTTCGGTCTCGGCATGAACGCGCTGTGGCCGCACGCGACGTCCGCGCCATTCGCCTACGCGATGGTCGGCATGGGCGCGTTTCTGGCGGGGGCGACCCAGGCGCCGCTGATGGCGATCCTGATGATCTTCGAAATGACGTTGAGCTATCAGGTCGTGCTGCCGCTGATGGTGTCGTGCGTGGTCGCGTACTTCGCGGCGCGCGCGATCGGCAAGACGTCGATGTACGAAGTCACGCTGCACCGCAACCGCGAGGAACAGGAGCGCATGCGGTTGCGCGCGACGCAGATGCGCGAGCTGATCCGGCCTCCGCAAACCGTCGTGCAACCGAATGCGACCGTGCAGGACATGACGCGCGTGTTCCTCGAATACCCTGTCAAGTATCTGTACGTGACGGACGACAGCGGCTGCTTTCTCGGCGTGGTCGCGCTGAAGGACATCACGTCCGATCTGCTCGACAACCGCGACACGTCGGGGAAAACGGCGGCCGATTATCTGCAGCCGCATTTCGACGTGCTTACGCCCGACATGCCGATCGGCGTCGCGCTCCAGCACTTTATGGCGTTCCAGGGCGAACGGCTGCCCGTGGTCGAAAGCGCCGCGCGGCCGACACTCGCGGGCGTGGTCTACAAGACGTCGCTGCTCGATGCGTACTTCCGGATGAACCCGCGTTAG
- a CDS encoding glutathione S-transferase produces MTYQLYYWDGLQGRGEFVRLALEEARADYVEVARGDEQDGLGTGAMIDVMDSRSEAYLPYAPPFLQDGDLIISQTANILFYLGPKLNLAPKVESLRYVANGLQLTIADMVTEAHDTHHPLASGMYYEEQKEAAKIRATDFIDNRIPKFMGYFERVLKQNPAGDKHMVGDTLTYVDLSMFQLIDGLHYAFPRAMKHFGERHPRLARLHDAVLKRPNIAAYLDSERRLPYNEICVFRHYPELDKDVR; encoded by the coding sequence ATGACTTATCAGCTCTATTACTGGGATGGATTGCAGGGCCGTGGCGAATTCGTGCGGCTGGCGCTCGAAGAAGCGCGCGCGGACTACGTCGAAGTGGCGCGTGGCGACGAACAGGACGGCCTCGGCACGGGCGCGATGATCGACGTGATGGACAGCCGGTCCGAAGCGTACCTGCCGTACGCGCCGCCCTTCCTGCAGGACGGCGACCTGATCATTTCGCAGACGGCGAACATCCTGTTCTACCTCGGGCCGAAGCTGAATCTCGCGCCGAAGGTCGAGAGCCTGCGCTACGTCGCGAACGGCCTGCAACTGACCATCGCCGACATGGTCACGGAAGCGCACGATACGCATCACCCGCTCGCGTCGGGCATGTACTACGAGGAGCAGAAAGAGGCCGCCAAAATCCGCGCGACAGATTTCATCGACAACCGCATTCCGAAGTTCATGGGCTATTTCGAGCGCGTGCTGAAGCAGAACCCAGCCGGCGACAAACACATGGTCGGCGACACGCTGACGTATGTCGATCTGTCGATGTTCCAGCTGATCGACGGCCTGCATTACGCCTTTCCACGCGCGATGAAGCATTTCGGCGAGCGTCATCCGCGCCTTGCCAGGCTGCATGACGCGGTGCTCAAGCGCCCGAATATCGCCGCCTATCTCGACTCGGAACGGCGTCTGCCGTACAACGAAATCTGCGTTTTCCGGCACTACCCCGAACTCGACAAGGACGTGCGCTGA
- a CDS encoding DUF2795 domain-containing protein, with product MTGSAIPGESIDLQIADILSGVTYPLNKDALVDAAREAGASNEVLSMLDGLPEQDYADIDSVTKLIGSNFGPGLGI from the coding sequence ATGACGGGATCGGCTATTCCGGGTGAATCGATTGACCTGCAGATCGCAGATATCCTGAGCGGCGTCACCTACCCGCTCAACAAGGACGCGCTCGTCGATGCCGCGCGCGAAGCCGGCGCCAGCAACGAAGTGCTGTCGATGCTCGATGGCCTGCCCGAGCAGGATTACGCGGATATCGATTCTGTGACGAAGCTGATCGGCAGCAATTTCGGGCCGGGCCTTGGCATCTGA
- a CDS encoding C45 family autoproteolytic acyltransferase/hydolase — MSKPSIDAVRRDHAGWIFVHIEGEPYERGEQHGTLLAAEIQNAIRTARYLAKWDTGEEFDTFVNAAVEQFAPRIDSESADEIQGIADGAKLTFAEVLAWNGYMDLLQSWWPQHAAQQKPQLGLKPWRGRRGHHCSAFIATGSATRDGRIVMAHNSWDRYATGDAFNVVFDIVPAAGNRILMQGLPGCISSLTDFWVTSAGLMVTETTISNFAGYNASGAPEFYRSRRATQYANSIGEWCEMFALANNGGYANSWLLGDAKTGEIARYELGLHYSGFESTKDGFYSGYNTATDLKIRNQECTGEGEDYTDVRRNGARRLRFMQLEETHHGRIDVELAKEMIADHHDVYLDRPDNPCSRTICGHLELDDQRFGSSDHGPFNPWGANDGKVVDSDMARDMAFFARWGHPCGRPFDAQAFMKRHPQWNWLNGYMRDRPSWPWTRFDVLR; from the coding sequence ATGAGCAAACCGTCCATCGATGCCGTGCGCCGCGACCATGCGGGCTGGATCTTCGTGCATATCGAAGGCGAGCCTTACGAGCGCGGCGAGCAGCACGGCACGTTGCTTGCCGCCGAAATCCAGAACGCGATCCGCACCGCCCGCTATCTCGCGAAATGGGACACGGGCGAGGAATTCGACACGTTCGTCAATGCCGCCGTCGAGCAGTTCGCGCCACGCATCGACAGCGAATCCGCCGACGAAATCCAGGGCATCGCCGATGGCGCAAAACTCACGTTCGCCGAAGTGCTCGCGTGGAACGGTTACATGGATTTGCTGCAAAGCTGGTGGCCGCAGCACGCCGCGCAGCAGAAGCCCCAGCTCGGCCTGAAGCCGTGGCGCGGCCGGCGCGGGCATCACTGCAGTGCGTTCATCGCGACGGGCAGCGCGACGCGCGACGGCCGCATCGTGATGGCGCACAACTCGTGGGACCGCTACGCCACGGGCGATGCGTTCAACGTCGTGTTCGACATCGTGCCCGCAGCGGGCAACCGGATTCTGATGCAGGGCCTGCCTGGCTGCATTTCGAGCCTGACGGATTTCTGGGTGACGTCGGCGGGCCTGATGGTGACCGAGACCACCATTTCGAATTTCGCGGGCTACAACGCGTCGGGCGCGCCGGAGTTCTACCGCTCACGGCGCGCGACGCAGTACGCGAATAGCATCGGCGAATGGTGCGAGATGTTCGCGCTCGCGAACAACGGCGGCTACGCGAATAGCTGGCTGCTCGGCGACGCGAAAACGGGCGAGATCGCGCGCTATGAACTCGGGCTGCACTACTCCGGTTTCGAAAGCACGAAGGACGGTTTCTACAGCGGCTACAACACGGCCACTGATCTGAAAATCCGCAATCAGGAATGCACAGGCGAAGGCGAGGATTACACCGACGTGCGCAGGAACGGCGCGCGCCGGCTGCGCTTCATGCAACTGGAAGAGACACATCACGGCAGGATCGATGTCGAGCTGGCGAAGGAGATGATCGCCGACCATCACGACGTCTATCTCGATCGCCCGGACAATCCGTGCTCGCGGACCATCTGCGGACATCTGGAACTGGACGACCAGCGCTTCGGCAGCTCCGATCACGGTCCGTTCAATCCGTGGGGCGCGAACGACGGCAAGGTGGTCGACAGCGACATGGCGCGCGACATGGCATTCTTCGCGCGCTGGGGCCATCCGTGTGGGCGGCCGTTCGACGCGCAGGCGTTCATGAAGCGCCATCCGCAATGGAACTGGCTAAACGGCTACATGCGTGACCGGCCTTCGTGGCCGTGGACGCGCTTCGACGTGCTGCGCTGA